The Acinetobacter piscicola genome includes a window with the following:
- a CDS encoding DUF1788 domain-containing protein, with the protein MSQKIHERLNQIPERILSTEFLTGQGLGNEIGFWIFDYAPEDELKVREYLHFLDGMLEKKHSQLKVVNINLLQAVVDYLSERNFIDKAIQMQKAKGDEALLKALKGPLHMDKFAPYLVSKYATNAQDIVLMTGVGSVWPLLRAHHLLNSLHSLLGHKPVVLFYPGYYDGQAMSLFGKIPSNNYYRAFRLVP; encoded by the coding sequence ATGAGTCAAAAAATACATGAGCGTCTGAATCAGATTCCAGAGCGAATACTTTCAACCGAGTTTCTCACCGGTCAAGGATTGGGCAATGAAATTGGCTTCTGGATTTTTGATTATGCACCTGAAGATGAGTTGAAGGTGCGCGAATATCTGCATTTTCTAGACGGGATGCTGGAGAAAAAACACAGTCAGCTGAAGGTGGTGAATATCAACCTGCTGCAAGCCGTGGTGGATTATCTGTCTGAGCGTAACTTCATCGATAAAGCCATTCAAATGCAAAAAGCCAAAGGCGATGAGGCGCTGCTCAAAGCGCTGAAAGGCCCACTGCATATGGATAAGTTCGCGCCGTATCTGGTGAGTAAATATGCCACCAATGCGCAAGATATTGTGTTGATGACTGGGGTTGGGTCGGTTTGGCCACTGTTACGTGCCCATCACTTATTGAACAGTTTGCATTCGTTACTGGGGCATAAGCCAGTGGTGCTGTTTTACCCAGGTTATTACGACGGTCAAGCGATGAGTTTATTTGGAAAAATTCCAAGCAATAATTACTACAGAGCATTCAGATTAGTGCCTTAA